The DNA window CCTGGAAACGCCGCTTCGATGGCAGGCACTGCCTCGCCTTCGTACAGCCTGTGAACGGCCGCATCGGCATCGTAAACCGGCGCGCCGGCTTCGGCGAAGAGCTTCGCGGTGGTTGATTTCCCCATCCCGATCGAGCCGGTCAGCCCAAGAAGTATCATTCAAGCATCGCCATTGGCTGCCCTATCGGGATTCGTTTTTCACACACCGAGCAGCCGCTCGCTGCGCAGGAACGCGAGCAATGGCAGCAGCGGCAAACCGAGGATGGTGAAATGATCGCCTTCGATACGCTCGAACAAATGGATCCCCAGCCCTTCAAGCTGATAGGCGCCGACGCTTGAGGTAACCGCCTCTCCGGCGGCGTCCAGATAGGCCTCGATTTCGGCCTCGCCAAGCCGCCGCATGGTCATCCGCGCCATCGTCGCGTCGGCGAACAATATCTTGCCGTCGCGCGCAACCGCAACGGCGGAATGCAGTTCATGGCTGTGGCCGGCCAAGTCGCGCAATTGCTCCGCGGCCTGCCCGCGGCCGGCCTGCTTGCTGAAAAGCCGCGTCCCCAGCGCCAATGTCTGATCGGCGCCGACGACAAATCGGCCAGGCCGGTGCGACGACACCGAAAGCGCTTTCGCGCGGGCCAGATGCAGCGCGATCTCGCCGGGCGCCGAAAGGCCTGAGGCCTGCTGCACGGACCGCTCGTCGATTTCGGCGGGAACGGCTTCGAACGCGATGCCGGCATTGGCGAGCAGCGCTTGCCGGGCGCGGCTCTGCGAGGCGAGTATCAACGGATGTTGTCCGCGCCAGAGTGTCATTCCGAAAGCCGCGACCGCTGCCGGTCAGTGTACAGTTTCATGATGGCGGCGGCGGTTTCCTCGATCGATCGCCGGGTGACGTCGAGCTGCGCCCAATTGAATTTCGCGCTCAATCGCCGCGCGAACGCGACCTCATCGGCGACCACCTGACGATCGATGTAGTCGTCGTTGCCGGGACCGGCGCCCATGCTCAACAGCCGGTTCTGCCGGACCTGGATCAGGCGCTCCGGCGTCGCGTGCAGACTGACCACCAGCGGTTTTTTCAAAGTCTCCAGTTGATGCGGGATAGCGATGCCCGGCACCAGCGGAACATTCGCGGTGCGGATGCCGCGATTGGCGAGATAGATCGAGGTCGGCGTTTTCGAGGTGCGGGACACACCGACCAGGACCACGTCGGCCTCTTCCAGTCCTTCGACATGCTGGCCGTCATCGTGCAACATCGTATAATTCAGCGCGTCGATACGCTTGAAGTATTCCGCATTCAGGGTGTGCTGCGCACCAATCCGCCCGGTGGTCGGCGCACCGAGATAGGCCTGAAACAACTGCATCACCGGGCCGATGATCGAAAGGCTGGGGATATTGATCTCCTGGCACTTGGCTTCCAGCCGGCCGACGAGATCTTTCTCCAGCAGGGTAAAAAGCACGATACCCGGTGCTTCCTCGATTTCATCGAGCACACGGTCGAGCTGCTTCTGGCTGCGCACCAGCGGATAGACATGTTCGACCGGCGTCACGTTGGCGTATTGCGCGGCCACCGCGCGCGCCACCGTGATCAGTGTCTCACCGGTCGAATCAGAGACCAGGTGAAGATGGAAATAGTTGCCGATCGTAGGCACCGTGACCCCTGTGTAACCTGTGAATCTCTGTGGAGTTTACCTGAGAGAATCGGCCATGGGCCGACCGATCAGGGATAACCCGGCTTTTTCTTCACAGACCTCGAATTGAGGATAAGTCCGTTCACCGCACGCGATGATAGTGCGGTTATGTGGACTTGTCTCTTCGTAACCCAGCGACAAGTTTGCGCAACCACTTGGAAAGCGTAGCCTTATTCCGATCGTCGAATGCAGGGCGAAGATTGTTGATGGATGTGAACAAGCCCGGACAATCGCGGGACAGTTTTGCGCGGGCCTAATTCACCGCTACTTAGACTCAAACCTAAGATTCTAAAATTATTGTTTTAGAAAAGGGCTGCTTGCGGATATGTCTCCGTTCCCGGCTCAAGTGAGGCCTCTTCGCAGCGCTGATGATCACTGGAACGTTCCGGTGTTGCGGTTACCAAAACGGCGCTTTCAAAAATGAGTGAGACCTCCACGATGTACGAATGGATCAAGGCGCTGCATGTGATCGCCGTGATCGCATGGATGGCGGGCATGCTCTATTTGCCACGGCTGTTCGTCTATCATTGCGAGGCGGAGGGCGGATCGAAGCAGTCCGAGACGTTCAAGGTGATGGAACGCCGGCTGCTGAAGGCGATCATCAATCCGGCGATGGTCGTCACCTGGCTGGCCGGACTGTACCTCGCCTGGGCCGGCCATTGGTTTTCGGCGAGCTGGCTGCACGGCAAGCTTTTGCTGGTGGTATTGCTGTCGGGTGTCCACGGCTTTTTCTCCCGCTGCGTCAAGGATTTTGCCGCCGATCGAAACACCAGAAGTCAGATATTTTACCGTATTATCAATGAGGTACCGACCCTTCTGATGATAGGGATCGTAATTCTGGTGGTGGTGAAGCCGTTTTGATGGGCACGGTGCGCAACATCCAGCTTCGAGGCGCGCTTGCGGAAAGCCGGACGATTTTCTATATTACTGAAATCCCACCCCACGCAGGCGGATGTGGTTGCGTCCCGGTTTCCTCGTTGAACCGGCCGCCGCATCAGGTTTGAAGCCTCTCCGGCACTTTCCTAGCTCAGACCTGCGGACCATCCTGATCTCGCGTCCGCATTTTCGAAAAAGCCACCTTGCAGCCCCTCCCCCCGTTATTCCACAGGACCATCCCAATGCGGGAAATGAAACTTCAAGACCTCAAAGCCCAGACGCCAGCCGAGCTCGTCTCGTTCGCGGAAGAAAAGGGGGTCGAAAACGCCAGCACGATGCGCAAGCAGGAGCTGATGTTCGCCATTCTCAAACAACTCGCGATCCAGGAAACCGATATTATCGGCGAAGGCGTCGTCGAGGTTCTCTCCGACGGCTTCGGCTTCCTGCGCTCGCCGGACGCCAATTATCTGCCGGGACCGGATGACATTTATGTCTCGCCCTCGCAGATCCGCCGCTTCGGTCTTCGCACCGGCGACACCATCGAAGGCCATATTCGCAGCCCGAAAGAAGGTGAACGCTATTTCGCGCTGCTGAAGGTCAACACGCTGAATTTCGAAGACCCGGAAAAATCCAAGCACAAGGTCAATTTCGACAATTTGACGCCGCTGTTTCCCGATCAGCGGTTTCGACTCGAACTCGAGGACCCCACCAGAAAGGACCTATCTGCAAGGGTTATCGACATCGTCGCCCCGATCGGCAAGGGCCAGCGCGCGCTGATAGTGGCGCCGCCGCGGACCGGCAAGACGGTACTGATGCAGAACATCGCGCACTCGATCACGGCCAATCATCCGGAGTGCTATCTGATCGTGCTCCTGATCGACGAACGCCCCGAAGAAGTCACGGACATGCAGCGCTCGGTGAAGGGCGAAGTGGTCTCGTCGACCTTCGACGAGCCGGCGGTGCGCCACGTCCAGGTCGCCGAGATGGTCATTGAGAAGGCCAAGCGGCTGGTCGAGCACGGCCGTGACGTGGTGATCCTGCTGGACTCGATTACGCGACTGGGGCGCGCCTACAATACCGTGGTGCCGTCCTCGGGCAAGGTTCTGACCGGCGGCGTCGATGCCAACGCGCTGCAGCGGCCGAAGCGCTTCTTCGGCGCCGCGCGTAACATCGAGGAGGGCGGTTCGCTCACCATCATCGCGACCGCGCTGGTTGATACCGGCAGCCGCATGGACGAAGTGATTTTCGAAGAGTTCAAAGGCACCGGCAATTCCGAACTAATTCTCGATCGCAAGGTCTCGGACAAGCGCACCTTCCCGGCGATCGACATCTCGCGCTCCGGCACCCGCAAGGAAGAACTGATCACCGATCCGCAACTCCTGAAGAAAATGTATGTGCTGCGCCGGATCCTCAATCCGATGGGCACCATGGACGCGATCGACTTCTTGCTCGACAAGCTGCGCAACACCAAGAACAACTCGGAATTCTTCGAGTCGATGAATACCTGAGCCCTTCCCGGCCTGTTTCGAAGGGGCGCTCCGTGCAAGGGGGCGCCCTTTTTTGTGAATGTCCGCCAAATCGATGCTGCGGCTTCTGCTGCGGTAGAACCGCAATATCGCAAAATCTGCGGGCTCGACGGGGCTTCACCGTAAGCCTTTGAATTAGCTTGTGATTAATGGTGTCGCCCCCGATCGACCTAGCCGAGGGGCGGATTTCTGCAGCATAAGGAAGGCAAAATGCTGCGGGAATGCTGCAGCATTTGTTGCGCCCCGTGCGGCGGATCGCTGGGCTTGCCCCAATTCGCACGAGACAGTCTGGGAACTGAAATAGCGTTGCCTTTTCAAGGGCTCAAGGGGCAAATAGGCGATGCATCCGCGGCAACAGACCATCTTCGCGCTCTCGACGGGCCGCCCGCCGAGCGCGATTGCCATTGTGCGGGTGTCCGGACCGCAAGCCGGGGCCGCGGTGACCTCGCTCGCCGGCAAGATACCGGCGCCGAGGATGGCCGCCAGGGCATTGCTGCGCGATGCCAACCAGCAGCCGATCGACGATGCGGTGGTGCTGTGGTTTCCGGGACCGGCAAGTGCGACCGGCGAGGATGTCGCGGAGTTTCACATTCATGGCGGGCGTGCGGTGCTGGCGGCACTGTTGGCGACGCTGTCGGCAGTTGAAAATATTCGCGCGGCGGAGCCGGGTGAGTTTACCCGCCGCGCGTTCGAGAATGGCAAGCTCGATCTCACCGAGGCCGAAGCTCTCGACGATCTGATTCATGCCGATACCGATCGGCAACGCCGGCAGGCGCTGCGGCAGCTGAAGGGGCTGCTCGGTGACAGGGCGCGCGACTGGCGCGCGCAGATCATCGCAGCCTCCGCACTGATCGAGGCCGGAATCGATTTCTCCGACGAGGGCGACGTCCCCCAGGAGCTGATCGCGCCGGCGCTTGCCAGCATCGAAGCGCTGCTAGGCGAAATCCAGGAAGTGCTTGCGGCGCAGGGGAAAAGTGAACGGCTGCGGGACGGGCTGGTGGTTGCGATCGCAGGTCCACCGAACGTCGGCAAATCGACGTTGATGAATCAGCTGGCGCGGCGCGAGGTTGCGATCGTGTCGCCGCACGCCGGCACCACGCGCGATATCATCGAGGTGCAGCTCGATCTCGACGGCTATCCGGTGACGGTGATCGATACCGCCGGGATTCGCGAGACCGAAGATCCGGTGGAGCAGGAGGGGGTGTGTCGCGCGCGGGCGCGCGCGGATGAAGCTGACCTGGTGCTGTGGATGATCGATGCGCAGCACGAAATGAATCGGCCCGAAGGCGCCGCGCCGGTGTGGACGGTGCGCAACAAGATCGATCTCGAGGGAGGCGGCGTGGCGAACCCGGGGCAGACGGCTGGCGCCTCGCCGGGACCGGACGGGGCCGGCTTCAAGATTTCAGCGAGCCGCGGCGACGGAATCCAGCAATTGGTCGCAGGCTTAATTGCGTTTGCTCAGGATTTTTTCGGGTCGGGCGAGGGGGCCCTGGTTGGGAGAGTGCGGCAGCGCGAATTGCTCCAGCAAACGGCCGCTTCGTTGCAGCGCAGCATAACGGCAGCCGGAGGGGGCGAGGAACTTGCCGCGGAAGATCTTCGGGCGGCGGCGTACAGCCTGGGGCGGCTACTTGGCCGCGTCGACGTTGAGGATATCCTGGATGTGATTTTCAAAGAGTTTTGTGTGGGGAAATAGTATTTCTTCATTCATTTTTTTGCGTGTTTCACGTGAAACAAGGGGGCCGACCGGCCTGCGCCGGCCGTTTCACGTGAAACGTCGGATGCTGCAAACTTACTCCTTCCGGGTTTTGTGATCCCACGATAAAAGTCCGGCATGACCGCCCAGCTGGAATCATTCGACGTCATCGTCATCGGCGGAGGCCACGCCGGCTGCGAGGCCGCGAGCGCCGCGGCGCGCATGGGTGCCCGGACGGCGCTGGTGACGCATCGGTTCGCAACCGTTGGCGCGATGTCCTGCAATCCCGCGATCGGAGGGCTCGGCAAGGGCCATCTGGTCCGCGAGGTCGATGCGCTGGATGGGCTGATGGGGCGCGTCGCCGATGCCGCCGGCATTCAATTTC is part of the Bradyrhizobium erythrophlei genome and encodes:
- the hemJ gene encoding protoporphyrinogen oxidase HemJ, which encodes MYEWIKALHVIAVIAWMAGMLYLPRLFVYHCEAEGGSKQSETFKVMERRLLKAIINPAMVVTWLAGLYLAWAGHWFSASWLHGKLLLVVLLSGVHGFFSRCVKDFAADRNTRSQIFYRIINEVPTLLMIGIVILVVVKPF
- a CDS encoding Maf family protein, which translates into the protein MTLWRGQHPLILASQSRARQALLANAGIAFEAVPAEIDERSVQQASGLSAPGEIALHLARAKALSVSSHRPGRFVVGADQTLALGTRLFSKQAGRGQAAEQLRDLAGHSHELHSAVAVARDGKILFADATMARMTMRRLGEAEIEAYLDAAGEAVTSSVGAYQLEGLGIHLFERIEGDHFTILGLPLLPLLAFLRSERLLGV
- the mnmE gene encoding tRNA uridine-5-carboxymethylaminomethyl(34) synthesis GTPase MnmE — translated: MHPRQQTIFALSTGRPPSAIAIVRVSGPQAGAAVTSLAGKIPAPRMAARALLRDANQQPIDDAVVLWFPGPASATGEDVAEFHIHGGRAVLAALLATLSAVENIRAAEPGEFTRRAFENGKLDLTEAEALDDLIHADTDRQRRQALRQLKGLLGDRARDWRAQIIAASALIEAGIDFSDEGDVPQELIAPALASIEALLGEIQEVLAAQGKSERLRDGLVVAIAGPPNVGKSTLMNQLARREVAIVSPHAGTTRDIIEVQLDLDGYPVTVIDTAGIRETEDPVEQEGVCRARARADEADLVLWMIDAQHEMNRPEGAAPVWTVRNKIDLEGGGVANPGQTAGASPGPDGAGFKISASRGDGIQQLVAGLIAFAQDFFGSGEGALVGRVRQRELLQQTAASLQRSITAAGGGEELAAEDLRAAAYSLGRLLGRVDVEDILDVIFKEFCVGK
- a CDS encoding pyruvate, water dikinase regulatory protein; the protein is MPTIGNYFHLHLVSDSTGETLITVARAVAAQYANVTPVEHVYPLVRSQKQLDRVLDEIEEAPGIVLFTLLEKDLVGRLEAKCQEINIPSLSIIGPVMQLFQAYLGAPTTGRIGAQHTLNAEYFKRIDALNYTMLHDDGQHVEGLEEADVVLVGVSRTSKTPTSIYLANRGIRTANVPLVPGIAIPHQLETLKKPLVVSLHATPERLIQVRQNRLLSMGAGPGNDDYIDRQVVADEVAFARRLSAKFNWAQLDVTRRSIEETAAAIMKLYTDRQRSRLSE
- the rho gene encoding transcription termination factor Rho, producing MREMKLQDLKAQTPAELVSFAEEKGVENASTMRKQELMFAILKQLAIQETDIIGEGVVEVLSDGFGFLRSPDANYLPGPDDIYVSPSQIRRFGLRTGDTIEGHIRSPKEGERYFALLKVNTLNFEDPEKSKHKVNFDNLTPLFPDQRFRLELEDPTRKDLSARVIDIVAPIGKGQRALIVAPPRTGKTVLMQNIAHSITANHPECYLIVLLIDERPEEVTDMQRSVKGEVVSSTFDEPAVRHVQVAEMVIEKAKRLVEHGRDVVILLDSITRLGRAYNTVVPSSGKVLTGGVDANALQRPKRFFGAARNIEEGGSLTIIATALVDTGSRMDEVIFEEFKGTGNSELILDRKVSDKRTFPAIDISRSGTRKEELITDPQLLKKMYVLRRILNPMGTMDAIDFLLDKLRNTKNNSEFFESMNT